Proteins from one Triticum aestivum cultivar Chinese Spring chromosome 7A, IWGSC CS RefSeq v2.1, whole genome shotgun sequence genomic window:
- the LOC123151316 gene encoding putative cellulose synthase-like protein D5, which produces MASDHTNYTVFMPPTPDNQPGAASAPASGGPTKPDNLPLPRSSGSKLVNRRSGDDGAAGGGKMDRRLSPVQVASPSKSLLVRSQTGEFDHNRWLFETQGTYGIGNAYWPQEDNDDGAGMGGGSVKMEDLVDKPWKPLSRKVAIPPGILSPYRLLVLVRFVALFLFLVWRATNPNPDAMWLWGISIVCEYWFALSWLLDQMPKLNPINRAADLAALREKFESKTPSNPTGRSDLPGLDVFISTADPYKEPPLVTANTLLSILATDYPVEKLFVYISDDGGALLTFEAMAEACAYAKVWVPFCRKHSIEPRNPEAYFTQKGDPTKGKKRPDFVKDRRWIKREYDEYKVRINDLPEAIKRRAKAMNAHERKIARETAAASSDAAPPPVKATWMADGTHWPGTWLDSAPDHGKGDHASIVQVMIKNPHHDVVYGDADDHAYLDFTNVDVRIPMFVYLSREKRPGYDHNKKAGAMNAMVRASAVLSNGPFMLNFDCDHYVYNCQAIREAMCYMLDRGGDRICYIQFPQRFEGIDPSDRYANHNTVFFDGNMRALDGLQGPMYVGTGCLFRRYAIYGFNPPRAVEYHGLVGQTRVPIDPNARSGDGVADELRPLSDHPDHEAPQRFGKSKMFIESIAVAEYQGRPLADHPSVRNGRPPGALLMPRPPLDAATVAEAVSVISCWYEDNTEWGLRVGWIYGSVTEDVVTGYRMHNRGWRSVYCITKRDAFRGTAPINLTDRLHQVLRWATGSVEIFFSKNNALLASRRLMFLQRMSYINVGIYPFTSLFLIMYCLLPALSLFSGQFIVATLDPTFLCYLLLITITLVLLCLLEVKWSGIGLEEWWRNEQFWVIGGTSAHLAAVLQGLLKVAAGIEISFTLTAKAAAEDDDDPFAELYLIKWTSLFIPPLAIIGINIIAMVVGVSRCVYAEIPQYSKLLGGGFFSFWVLAHYYPFAKGLMGRRGRTPTIVYVWAGLISITVSLLWITISPPDDRVSQSGIEV; this is translated from the exons ATGGCAAGCGACCATACCAACTACACGGTCTTCATGCCGCCCACCCCAGACAACCAGCCAGGGGCCGCGTCCGCTCCCGCCTCCGGCGGCCCAACCAAGCCGGACAACCTTCCCTTGCCACGCTCGTCGGGCTCCAAGCTCGTGAACCGCCGGAGCGGCGACGATGGCGCGGCCGGCGGCGGCAAGATGGACCGTCGGCTTTCCCCGGTGCAGGTGGCGTCGCCGTCCAAGTCGTTGCTGGTGCGGAGCCAAACCGGGGAGTTCGACCACAACCGGTGGCTGTTCGAGACCCAGGGCACGTACGGCATCGGGAACGCGTACTGGCCGCAGGAGGACAACGACGACGGCGCCGGCATGGGCGGCGGCAGCGTCAAGATGGAGGACCTCGTCGACAAGCCCTGGAAGCCGCTGAGCCGGAAGGTGGCCATTCCTCCGGGCATTCTAAGCCCCTACAG GTTGCTGGTGCTGGTGCGGTTCGTGGCGCTGTTTCTCTTCTTGGTATGGCGCGCGACGAACCCCAACCCGGACGCGATGTGGCTGTGGGGGATCTCCATCGTGTGCGAGTACTGGTTCGCCCTCTCCTGGCTCCTGGACCAGATGCCCAAGCTGAACCCCATCAACCGCGCCGCCGACCTGGCCGCGCTCCGGGAGAAGTTCGAGTCCAAGACGCCGTCCAACCCGACGGGCCGCTCCGACCTGCCGGGGCTCGACGtcttcatctccaccgccgacccctACAAGGAGCCGCCGCTCGTCACCGCCAACACGCTGCTCTCCATCCTCGCCACCGACTACCCGGTCGAGAAGCTCTTCGTCTACATCTCCGACGACGGCGGCGCGCTGCTCACCTTCGAGGCCATGGCGGAGGCCTGCGCCTACGCCAAGGTGTGGGTGCCCTTCTGCCGCAAGCACTCCATCGAGCCCCGCAACCCGGAGGCCTACTTCACCCAGAAGGGCGACCCCACGAAAGGCAAGAAGCGGCCGGACTTCGTCAAGGACCGGCGGTGGATCAAGCGCGAGTACGACGAGTACAAGGTGCGTATCAATGACCTCCCCGAGGCCATCAAACGGCGCGCCAAGGCCATGAACGCCCACGAGCGCAAAATCGCCCGTGAGACGGCCGCCGCCTCGTCCGATGCCGCCCCGCCCCCCGTCAAGGCCACCTGGATGGCCGACGGCACCCACTGGCCCGGCACCTGGCTCGACTCCGCCCCCGACCACGGCAAGGGAGACCACGCCAGCATCGTCCAG GTGATGATCAAGAACCCTCACCACGACGTGGTGTACGGGGACGCGGACGACCACGCGTACCTGGACTTCACCAACGTGGACGTGCGCATCCCCATGTTCGTGTACCTGTCGCGGGAGAAGCGGCCGGGGTACGACCACAACAAGAAGGCGGGCGCCATGAACGCCATGGTGCGCGCGTCCGCGGTCCTGTCCAACGGGCCCTTCATGCTCAACTTCGACTGCGATCACTACGTGTACAACTGCCAGGCCATCCGGGAGGCCATGTGCTACATGCTCGACCGCGGCGGCGACCGCATCTGCTACATCCAGTTCCCGCAGCGCTTCGAGGGCATCGACCCCTCCGACCGCTACGCCAACCACAACACCGTCTTCTTCGACGGCAACATGCGCGCGCTCGACGGCCTCCAGGGGCCCATGTACGTCGGCACCGGCTGCCTCTTCCGCCGCTACGccatctacggcttcaacccgccGCGCGCGGTCGAGTACCACGGCTTGGTCGGCCAGACCAGGGTGCCCATCGACCCGAACGCACGCTCTGGGGACGGCGTCGCCGACGAGCTCCGCCCGCTGTCCGACCACCCGGACCACGAGGCGCCGCAGCGGTTCGGCAAGTCCAAGATGTTCATCGAGTCCATCGCCGTGGCCGAGTACCAGGGCCGGCCGCTGGCGGACCACCCCTCGGTCCGGAACGGCCGCCCGCCCGGCGCGCTGCTCATGCCGCGGCCGCCGCTCGACGCCGCCACCGTGGCGGAGGCCGTCTCGGTGATCTCCTGCTGGTACGAGGACAACACGGAGTGGGGGCTGCGCGTCGGCTGGATCTACGGCTCCGTGACGGAGGACGTCGTGACCGGGTACCGGATGCACAACCGCGGGTGGCGCTCCGTGTACTGCATCACGAAGCGCGACGCGTTCCGGGGCACGGCGCCCATCAACCTCACCGACCGGCTCCACCAGGTGCTCCGGTGGGCGACGGGGTCCGTGGAGatcttcttctccaagaacaaCGCGCTGCTGGCGTCCCGCCGGCTCATGTTCCTGCAGCGCATGTCGTACATCAACGTGGGCATCTACCCGTTCACGTCCCTCTTCCTCATCATGTACTGCCTCCTGCCGGCGCTCTCCCTCTTCTCCGGGCAGTTCATCGTGGCCACGCTGGACCCGACCTTCCTCTGCTATCTCCTGCTCATCACCATCACGCTCGTGCTGCTGTGCCTGCTGGAGGTGAAGTGGTCCGGGATCGGGCTGGAGGAATGGTGGCGCAACGAGCAGTTCTGGGTGATCGGGGGCACGTCGGCGCACCTGGCGGCCGTGCTGCAGGGCCTGCTCAAGGTGGCCGCCGGCATCGAGATATCGTTCACGCtgacggcgaaggcggcggcggaggacgacgacgacccGTTCGCGGAGCTGTACCTCATCAAGTGGACGTCGCTCTTCATCCCGCCGCTGGCCATCATCGGGATCAACATCATAGCCATGGTGGTGGGGGTGTCGCGCTGCGTGTACGCGGAGATCCCGCAGTACAGCAAGCTGCTGGGCGGCGGGTTCTTCAGCTTCTGGGTGCTGGCGCACTACTACCCGTTCGCCAAGGGCCTCATGGGGCGGCGGGGCCGCACGCCGACCATCGTCTACGTCTGGGCGGGGCTCATCTCCATCACCGTCTCCCTGCTCTGGATCACCATCAGCCCGCCCGACGACAGGGTCTCGCAGAGCGGCATCGAGGTGTGA
- the LOC123147728 gene encoding 60S ribosomal protein L27-3 has translation MVKFLKPGKAVILLQGRFAGRKAVIVRVFEEGTRDRPYGHCLVAGLAKYPKKVIRKDSAKKTAKKSRVKCFLKLVNFTHIMPTRYTLDVDFKDVASGGPDALATRDKKVASCKAAKARLEERFKTGKNRWFFTKLRF, from the coding sequence ATGGTGAAGTTCCTGAAGCCGGGCAAGGCGGTGATCCTTCTCCAGGGTCGGTTCGCCGGCCGGAAGGCGGTCATTGTGCGCGTTTTCGAGGAGGGCACGCGCGACCGCCCCTACGGCCACTGCCTCGTCGCCGGCCTAGCCAAGTACCCCAAGAAGGTGATCCGTAAGGACTCGGCCAAGAAGACGGCGAAGAAGTCGCGCGTGAAGTGCTTCCTGAAGCTGGTCAACTTCACCCACATCATGCCCACCCGCTACACCCTGGATGTCGACTTCAAGGACGTGGCCTCCGGCGGGCCCGACGCCCTCGCCACCCGCGACAAGAAGGTCGCCTCCTGCAAGGCCGCCAAGGCACGTCTCGAGGAGAGGTTCAAGACCGGCAAGAACAGGTGGTTCTTCACCAAGCTCCGCTTCTAG